The following proteins are encoded in a genomic region of Oryza brachyantha chromosome 11, ObraRS2, whole genome shotgun sequence:
- the LOC102718406 gene encoding pentatricopeptide repeat-containing protein At2g35030, mitochondrial isoform X2, whose protein sequence is MRKRLPDGINTNAKVYTAIATATTGANNLQDPNCCIAELAAAGRILDARRLFDGTPDRDVVSWTAMVAAYVRQGMLREARALFDRPDARRNVVTWTALMSGYARAHCVDEAEALFERMPERNIVSWNTMLEAYTTVGRVQDAYALFNSMPVRDCGSWNILLAALVRSGNLEKACQVFERMPARDVMSWTTMVSGLARNGSVDEARVLFDAMPKRNVVSWNAMISGYARNHRIEEALDLFTKMPVRDVASWNIMITGFIQNKDLKSARELFDEMPKRNVITWTTMMNGYLQCMQSEMALKLFNCMLVEGIRPNQVTFLGSLDACSNLAALCEGQQIHQMIYKTSFQFDTFVESTLMNLYAKCGEITLARNVFDFATEKDLISWNGIIAAYAHHGFGIEAMHLYKKMQENGYKPNDVTYVGLLSACSHSGLVDKGLKIFESMVKDSSIVVRDEHYTCLIDLCSRGGRLDDARRLISWFKIKPTSSSVWRALLGGCNAHGNESMGNLAAKNLLEAEPDNAGTYALLFNIYASAGKWKEAAEIRSEMNVRGLKKQPGCSWIEVTNKIHVFVSRDKSHGEYVLINDLLQDIHHIMRVSGTVPREHMLIDEELVGI, encoded by the exons ATGCGGAAGCGGCTGCCCG ACGGCATCAACACCAATGCCAAGGTCTATACAGCAattgccaccgccaccaccgggGCCAACAATTTGCAGGATCCCAACTGCTGCATCGCGGAGCTGGCTGCCGCCGGGCGCATTTTGGATGCACGCAGGCTGTTCGATGGAACACCCGACCGGGACGTGGTGTCCTGGACGGCGATGGTCGCGGCGTACGTGCGCCAGGGCATGCTCAGGGAGGCGCGAGCGCTATTCGACCGCCCCGATGCACGCCGGAACGTCGTCACCTGGACTGCTCTGATGTCTGGCTATGCACGTGCGCACTGTGTTGATGAGGCTGAGGCACTCTTCGAGCGCATGCCAGAGAGGAACATCGTCTCTTGGAACACGATGCTTGAGGCGTATACCACAGTTGGCCGCGTGCAGGATGCGTATGCACTTTTCAATAGCATGCCAGTGAGGGATTGTGGCTCCTGGAACATTCTTTTGGCTGCACTTGTGCGATCAGGGAACCTGGAGAAGGCATGTCAGGTGTTTGAGAGAATGCCAGCAAGGGATGTCATGTCATGGACAACAATGGTTTCTGGTCTTGCACGGAATGGAAGCGTTGATGAGGCTCGGGTGTTGTTTGATGCCATGCCTAAGAGGAATGTTGTTTCTTGGAATGCCATGATCTCTGGGTATGCTCGGAACCACAGGATTGAGGAAGCGCTTGACTTGTTCACGAAGATGCCTGTTAGGGATGTTGCTTCTTGGAACATTATGATCACTGGCTTTATCCAGAACAAAGATTTGAAGAGTGCACGGGAACTTTTTGATGAGATGCCTAAAAGGAATGTGATCACTTGGACAACCATGATGAATGGTTACTTGCAATGCATGCAGAGTGAAATGGCACTAAAACTATTTAACTGTATGCTTGTTGAAGGAATCCGACCAAATCAAGTGACATTTCTAGGTTCTCTTGATGCATGCAGCAACCTTGCTGCACTCTGTGAAGGGCAGCAAATCCATCAGATGATATACAAGACATCATTTCAGTTTGATACTTTTGTGGAATCCACTCTAATGAACTTATATGCCAAGTGTGGTGAAATTACGCTTGCAAGAAATGTGTTTGATTTCGCAACGGAAAAGGACTTAATCTCATGGAATGGGATAATCGCAGCATATGCACATCATGGCTTTGGCATAGAAGCTATGCATTTGTACAAAAAGATGCAAGAAAATGGTTATAAACCCAATGATGTTACCTATGTGGGATTGCTTTCAGCGTGTAGCCACTCTGGTTTAGTTGATAAAGGGCTTAAGATCTTTGAATCGATGGTAAAGGATAGCTCCATTGTAGTGCGTGATGAACATTACACTTGCTTGATTGATCTTTGTAGCCGAGGTGGACGGCTTGATGATGCTAGAAGACTAATTAGCTGGTTTAAGATCAAACCTACATCAAGTAGTGTTTGGCGTGCCCTTCTAGGTGGATGTAATGCACATGGAAATGAGAGTATGGGTAATTTAGCAGCTAAAAATCTCTTAGAAGCAGAACCGGATAATGCTGGAACTTATGCTCTCTTGTTTAACATTTATGCTTCTGCTGGTAAATGGAAAGAAGCAGCAGAAATTAGGTCAGAGATGAATGTTCGAGGACTAAAGAAACAGCCAGGGTGTAGTTGGATCGAGGTGACAAATAAGATTCATGTATTTGTTTCCCGTGATAAATCCCACGGTGAATATGTCTTGATAAATGACTTGCTGCAAGATATTCATCACATTATGAGAGTGTCTGGTACTGTTCCCAGAGAACATATGCTTATTGATGAGGAGCTAGTAGGGATTTAA
- the LOC102718406 gene encoding pentatricopeptide repeat-containing protein At2g35030, mitochondrial isoform X1, producing the protein MRLCGIHRPLLQIYGINTNAKVYTAIATATTGANNLQDPNCCIAELAAAGRILDARRLFDGTPDRDVVSWTAMVAAYVRQGMLREARALFDRPDARRNVVTWTALMSGYARAHCVDEAEALFERMPERNIVSWNTMLEAYTTVGRVQDAYALFNSMPVRDCGSWNILLAALVRSGNLEKACQVFERMPARDVMSWTTMVSGLARNGSVDEARVLFDAMPKRNVVSWNAMISGYARNHRIEEALDLFTKMPVRDVASWNIMITGFIQNKDLKSARELFDEMPKRNVITWTTMMNGYLQCMQSEMALKLFNCMLVEGIRPNQVTFLGSLDACSNLAALCEGQQIHQMIYKTSFQFDTFVESTLMNLYAKCGEITLARNVFDFATEKDLISWNGIIAAYAHHGFGIEAMHLYKKMQENGYKPNDVTYVGLLSACSHSGLVDKGLKIFESMVKDSSIVVRDEHYTCLIDLCSRGGRLDDARRLISWFKIKPTSSSVWRALLGGCNAHGNESMGNLAAKNLLEAEPDNAGTYALLFNIYASAGKWKEAAEIRSEMNVRGLKKQPGCSWIEVTNKIHVFVSRDKSHGEYVLINDLLQDIHHIMRVSGTVPREHMLIDEELVGI; encoded by the exons ATGAGGCTGTGCGGCATACACCGGCCACTACTTCAAATCT ACGGCATCAACACCAATGCCAAGGTCTATACAGCAattgccaccgccaccaccgggGCCAACAATTTGCAGGATCCCAACTGCTGCATCGCGGAGCTGGCTGCCGCCGGGCGCATTTTGGATGCACGCAGGCTGTTCGATGGAACACCCGACCGGGACGTGGTGTCCTGGACGGCGATGGTCGCGGCGTACGTGCGCCAGGGCATGCTCAGGGAGGCGCGAGCGCTATTCGACCGCCCCGATGCACGCCGGAACGTCGTCACCTGGACTGCTCTGATGTCTGGCTATGCACGTGCGCACTGTGTTGATGAGGCTGAGGCACTCTTCGAGCGCATGCCAGAGAGGAACATCGTCTCTTGGAACACGATGCTTGAGGCGTATACCACAGTTGGCCGCGTGCAGGATGCGTATGCACTTTTCAATAGCATGCCAGTGAGGGATTGTGGCTCCTGGAACATTCTTTTGGCTGCACTTGTGCGATCAGGGAACCTGGAGAAGGCATGTCAGGTGTTTGAGAGAATGCCAGCAAGGGATGTCATGTCATGGACAACAATGGTTTCTGGTCTTGCACGGAATGGAAGCGTTGATGAGGCTCGGGTGTTGTTTGATGCCATGCCTAAGAGGAATGTTGTTTCTTGGAATGCCATGATCTCTGGGTATGCTCGGAACCACAGGATTGAGGAAGCGCTTGACTTGTTCACGAAGATGCCTGTTAGGGATGTTGCTTCTTGGAACATTATGATCACTGGCTTTATCCAGAACAAAGATTTGAAGAGTGCACGGGAACTTTTTGATGAGATGCCTAAAAGGAATGTGATCACTTGGACAACCATGATGAATGGTTACTTGCAATGCATGCAGAGTGAAATGGCACTAAAACTATTTAACTGTATGCTTGTTGAAGGAATCCGACCAAATCAAGTGACATTTCTAGGTTCTCTTGATGCATGCAGCAACCTTGCTGCACTCTGTGAAGGGCAGCAAATCCATCAGATGATATACAAGACATCATTTCAGTTTGATACTTTTGTGGAATCCACTCTAATGAACTTATATGCCAAGTGTGGTGAAATTACGCTTGCAAGAAATGTGTTTGATTTCGCAACGGAAAAGGACTTAATCTCATGGAATGGGATAATCGCAGCATATGCACATCATGGCTTTGGCATAGAAGCTATGCATTTGTACAAAAAGATGCAAGAAAATGGTTATAAACCCAATGATGTTACCTATGTGGGATTGCTTTCAGCGTGTAGCCACTCTGGTTTAGTTGATAAAGGGCTTAAGATCTTTGAATCGATGGTAAAGGATAGCTCCATTGTAGTGCGTGATGAACATTACACTTGCTTGATTGATCTTTGTAGCCGAGGTGGACGGCTTGATGATGCTAGAAGACTAATTAGCTGGTTTAAGATCAAACCTACATCAAGTAGTGTTTGGCGTGCCCTTCTAGGTGGATGTAATGCACATGGAAATGAGAGTATGGGTAATTTAGCAGCTAAAAATCTCTTAGAAGCAGAACCGGATAATGCTGGAACTTATGCTCTCTTGTTTAACATTTATGCTTCTGCTGGTAAATGGAAAGAAGCAGCAGAAATTAGGTCAGAGATGAATGTTCGAGGACTAAAGAAACAGCCAGGGTGTAGTTGGATCGAGGTGACAAATAAGATTCATGTATTTGTTTCCCGTGATAAATCCCACGGTGAATATGTCTTGATAAATGACTTGCTGCAAGATATTCATCACATTATGAGAGTGTCTGGTACTGTTCCCAGAGAACATATGCTTATTGATGAGGAGCTAGTAGGGATTTAA